The Catenuloplanes niger genome includes a window with the following:
- a CDS encoding FAD-dependent monooxygenase produces MHQPRIAVVGAGIGGLAAAAALARAGLRCDVFDRRDHPGLSGLGLGIQISPNGARVLREIGAVPHPDSTVRPDAVELRRWRDSTLIGRTPLDDAENRYGAPYLALTRAELSGALLSAVDAGGGAGLFLGRRCVGASIGRDGVRLRFADGDEYLADVVIGADGVHSALRGVLGGDGGLGPRFSGHVAYRAVVPADDLPAHLVRPHRVRVWLGPGRHCVAYPVRGGRMVNVVATAPARSPSVPPERLITGYAEWCASVRTLLSAAAGRGRVWPLYAGAPVPRRHRRGLVLLGDAAHPTLPWLAQGASQALEDAVTLAGCLSGRAPLERYDTVRGARAHRIATAIRAADAEHHLPDGLRQRRRDRRLATPPDRDWLYGYDAASGVAP; encoded by the coding sequence ATGCACCAGCCACGCATCGCCGTGGTCGGCGCCGGGATCGGTGGGCTGGCCGCGGCCGCCGCGCTGGCCCGCGCCGGGCTGCGCTGCGACGTCTTCGACCGCCGCGACCATCCCGGCCTGTCCGGGCTCGGCCTCGGCATCCAGATCTCACCGAACGGCGCCCGCGTGCTGCGCGAGATCGGCGCGGTGCCGCACCCGGACAGCACGGTCCGGCCGGACGCGGTCGAGCTGCGCCGCTGGCGGGACAGCACGCTGATCGGCCGCACGCCGCTGGACGACGCGGAGAACCGGTACGGCGCGCCCTACCTCGCGCTCACCCGGGCGGAGCTGTCCGGCGCGCTGCTGTCCGCGGTGGACGCCGGCGGCGGCGCCGGACTGTTCCTCGGCCGTCGCTGCGTCGGCGCGTCGATCGGGCGGGACGGCGTGCGGCTGCGCTTCGCGGACGGCGACGAGTACCTCGCCGACGTGGTCATCGGCGCGGACGGCGTGCACTCCGCGCTGCGCGGCGTGCTCGGCGGCGACGGCGGGCTCGGTCCGCGCTTCTCCGGGCACGTGGCGTACCGGGCCGTGGTCCCGGCCGACGACCTGCCCGCGCATCTGGTCCGGCCGCACCGGGTGCGGGTCTGGCTCGGGCCGGGCCGGCACTGCGTCGCCTACCCGGTGCGCGGCGGCCGCATGGTCAACGTCGTGGCCACGGCGCCGGCCCGCTCACCCTCGGTCCCACCGGAACGCCTGATCACCGGGTACGCGGAGTGGTGCGCCTCGGTCCGCACGCTGCTCTCCGCGGCCGCGGGCCGGGGCCGGGTGTGGCCGCTCTACGCGGGCGCGCCGGTGCCGCGCCGGCACCGGCGCGGGCTGGTGCTGCTCGGCGACGCCGCGCACCCGACGCTGCCGTGGCTGGCGCAGGGCGCGTCGCAGGCGCTGGAGGACGCGGTCACGCTGGCCGGCTGCCTGAGCGGGCGGGCACCGCTGGAACGGTACGACACGGTGCGCGGCGCGCGTGCCCACCGGATCGCCACGGCGATCCGCGCGGCCGACGCCGAGCACCACCTGCCGGACGGCCTGCGGCAACGCCGCCGCGACCGGCGGCTGGCCACTCCCCCGGACCGCGACTGGCTCTACGGCTACGACGCCGCCTCCGGGGTGGCACCGTGA
- a CDS encoding 3-dehydroquinate synthase II, translating to MMTQCWLDVRATGDLTKEICEEALHQGLDAIVSDDPDVLATLPPTVLRVLLDAGDTGGHDADVIITTGEPPGTGPTWGRYVEVTDPESLALACESAARDAYTLLRFADPTYIPLEIVLASAAGAAGTIVTVAADPQDATVQDAVLEHGPHGVLLAATRVGDATRLRAAIRTPTAALSLVPLRVTAVTHVGSGERACVDTCSMLRPDEGILVGSRSRGLVLCAGETHPLPYMPTRPFRVNAGAIMSYTLVSGERTAYLSELRAGGRVLAVSADGRTRPVTVGRVKIETRPLLSVDAVAPGGEPVNLIVQDDWHVRVLGPGGAVLNSTALRPGDEILGCLPDADRHVGYPIDETCVEQ from the coding sequence ATGATGACCCAGTGCTGGCTGGACGTCCGGGCGACCGGCGACCTGACCAAGGAGATCTGCGAGGAGGCGCTGCACCAGGGCCTGGACGCGATCGTCTCCGACGACCCGGACGTGCTGGCGACGCTGCCGCCGACCGTGCTGCGCGTGCTTCTCGACGCCGGCGACACCGGCGGGCACGACGCGGACGTGATCATCACGACCGGCGAACCACCGGGGACCGGGCCGACATGGGGACGGTACGTCGAGGTCACCGACCCGGAGAGCCTCGCGCTGGCGTGCGAGAGCGCGGCCCGCGACGCCTACACGCTGCTGCGCTTCGCCGACCCCACCTACATCCCGCTGGAGATCGTGCTGGCCTCCGCGGCCGGTGCCGCGGGCACGATCGTGACCGTCGCGGCCGACCCGCAGGACGCGACCGTGCAGGACGCGGTGCTGGAGCACGGCCCGCACGGCGTGCTGCTGGCCGCGACGCGGGTCGGCGACGCGACCCGGCTGCGCGCCGCGATCCGCACCCCCACGGCCGCGCTGTCCCTGGTGCCGCTGCGGGTCACCGCCGTCACCCACGTCGGGTCCGGCGAACGCGCCTGTGTGGACACCTGCAGCATGCTGCGGCCGGACGAGGGCATCCTGGTCGGGTCGCGGTCCCGCGGACTGGTGCTCTGCGCCGGCGAGACGCACCCGTTGCCGTACATGCCGACCCGGCCGTTCCGGGTGAACGCGGGCGCGATCATGTCGTACACGCTGGTCTCCGGCGAGCGGACCGCGTACCTGAGCGAGCTGCGGGCCGGTGGGCGGGTGCTGGCGGTGAGCGCGGACGGCCGGACCCGGCCGGTCACGGTGGGCCGCGTCAAGATCGAGACCCGGCCGCTGCTCTCCGTCGACGCGGTCGCGCCGGGCGGCGAGCCGGTCAACCTGATCGTGCAGGACGACTGGCACGTGCGGGTGCTCGGCCCCGGCGGCGCGGTGCTCAACTCGACCGCGTTGCGCCCCGGCGACGAGATCCTCGGCTGCCTGCCGGACGCGGACCGGCACGTCGGCTACCCGATCGACGAGACCTGCGTCGAACAATGA
- a CDS encoding phenylacetate--CoA ligase family protein, with amino-acid sequence MSDRPEIGDWTGPDGLAAVQDARLPETLAAAARSPFYRARGGVPADRAGLAALPFTTKADLRDAYPFGLLAVDRRRLATYHESSGTTGTPTSSYYTEQDWQDLAERYARKWVGIRDTDTFLVRTPYALMITGHLAQAAARMRGATVVPADNRSTAMPYARVVRVLRDLRVTLTWSMPTDTLFWAAAAHAAGLDPARDFPALRALFVGGEPLGAAKRARIARLWNTTVVEEYGATECGSLAGECPAGRLHLWADRAIFEVRDPGTGRTAATGRGHLVVTPLYREAMPLLRYDTEDLVEVSAEPCACGWALPAVRVLGRGATGHRVAGVTVTPGDLEELVLALPGVLFWRARALPGRLVVELEGDRATADALTGAIWDRYGVPADVTALPPGGLVPPHVLTAAPDVVKPRALFGPDEDWAKALTYY; translated from the coding sequence ATGTCTGACCGCCCGGAGATCGGTGACTGGACGGGCCCGGACGGGCTGGCCGCGGTGCAGGACGCGCGGCTGCCCGAGACACTCGCCGCGGCGGCGCGGTCGCCGTTCTACCGCGCCCGGGGCGGCGTGCCCGCGGACCGGGCCGGGCTGGCCGCGCTGCCGTTCACCACCAAGGCGGACCTGCGCGACGCGTACCCGTTCGGGCTGCTCGCGGTGGACCGGCGGCGGCTGGCGACCTATCACGAGTCGAGCGGCACCACCGGCACGCCGACCTCGTCGTACTACACCGAGCAGGACTGGCAGGACCTGGCGGAACGGTACGCGCGCAAGTGGGTCGGCATCCGGGACACCGACACGTTCCTGGTCCGCACGCCGTACGCGCTGATGATCACGGGGCATCTGGCGCAGGCCGCGGCCCGCATGCGCGGCGCGACCGTGGTGCCGGCCGACAACCGGTCGACCGCGATGCCGTACGCACGGGTGGTCCGGGTGCTGCGCGACCTGCGCGTCACGCTCACCTGGTCGATGCCGACGGACACACTGTTCTGGGCCGCCGCCGCGCACGCGGCCGGGCTGGACCCGGCACGCGACTTCCCGGCGCTGCGCGCGCTGTTCGTCGGCGGCGAGCCGCTCGGCGCGGCCAAGCGGGCCCGGATCGCGCGGCTGTGGAACACCACGGTCGTCGAGGAGTACGGCGCGACCGAGTGCGGCAGCCTGGCCGGCGAGTGCCCGGCCGGCCGCCTGCACCTGTGGGCGGACCGGGCGATCTTCGAGGTCCGCGACCCCGGCACCGGGCGGACCGCCGCGACCGGGCGCGGGCATCTGGTGGTCACGCCGCTCTACCGCGAGGCGATGCCGCTGCTGCGCTACGACACCGAGGATCTGGTCGAGGTGTCCGCGGAGCCGTGCGCGTGCGGCTGGGCGCTGCCGGCCGTGCGCGTGCTGGGCCGCGGCGCGACCGGACACCGGGTCGCGGGCGTGACCGTCACCCCGGGCGACCTGGAGGAGCTGGTCCTCGCGCTGCCCGGCGTGCTCTTCTGGCGGGCCCGCGCGCTGCCCGGCCGGCTGGTCGTGGAACTGGAGGGCGACCGGGCGACCGCGGACGCGCTGACCGGCGCGATCTGGGACCGGTACGGCGTACCCGCGGACGTCACCGCGCTGCCGCCCGGCGGCCTGGTCCCGCCGCACGTGCTCACCGCCGCGCCGGACGTGGTCAAACCGCGCGCGCTCTTCGGCCCGGACGAGGACTGGGCGAAGGCCCTTACCTACTACTGA
- a CDS encoding anthranilate synthase family protein translates to MLRAGAPAFAVLCRGDGPVEVLVGDVHEHVLIADLPLPPPDAPGTGPDLVAVLPYRQITERGLACVDDGAPVLAMPVHAAGTLTTAEALDALPADPVPLTGGGFDVSDRAYADAVRRVVTGAIGRGAGSNVVLRRRYRAVAPDWSARAALAVLGRLLRAETGAYWTFLFHGGGRTLIGASPECHVRLADGHATMHPISGTYRYPPGGPTEEGLRAFLADRKESEELLMVADEELKIMARACAGPRLTGPYLRAMSRLAHTEYLVTGASRLGARDLLRETLPAPTVTGSPVPSACRVIAAHERDGRGYYAGAIALAGRAGGRRTLDSALLIRTADVDARGRVEISAGATLVRHSDPEVEAAETRVKASALLAAFAPAGAAPRPVPLPRVPAGLLSGRNAGLSRFWRGAPVPPASELSGRRAVIVDAEDGFTAMLAELARALGLAVRVTPLTAYRPGPEDLVVLGPGPGDPRDLADPRIARLRALAGELVASRAPTLAVCLGHQAVAATLGLPIRALPRPEQGVQRVVRLAGRPERVGFYNTFAALSGVDAFDCPLTGDRVGVLRDPATGVVHGLAKPGLRTVQFHVESLLTENGPAILRRLVTACFSPAIV, encoded by the coding sequence GTGCTGCGCGCCGGCGCGCCCGCGTTCGCGGTGCTGTGCCGCGGCGACGGCCCGGTGGAGGTGCTGGTCGGCGACGTGCACGAGCACGTGCTGATCGCGGACCTGCCGCTGCCGCCACCGGACGCGCCCGGCACCGGACCGGACCTGGTCGCCGTGCTGCCCTACCGGCAGATCACCGAGCGCGGGCTGGCCTGTGTGGACGACGGCGCGCCGGTGCTCGCGATGCCGGTCCACGCGGCCGGCACGCTGACCACGGCGGAGGCGCTGGACGCGCTGCCGGCCGACCCGGTGCCGCTGACCGGCGGCGGGTTCGACGTCTCCGACCGGGCGTACGCCGACGCGGTCCGCCGCGTGGTGACCGGCGCGATCGGCCGGGGCGCCGGGTCCAACGTGGTGCTGCGCCGCCGCTACCGGGCCGTCGCACCGGACTGGTCGGCCCGCGCCGCGCTCGCCGTCCTCGGCCGGCTGCTGCGCGCGGAGACCGGCGCGTACTGGACGTTCCTGTTCCACGGCGGCGGGCGCACGCTGATCGGCGCGTCCCCGGAGTGCCACGTGCGGCTGGCGGACGGGCACGCCACCATGCACCCGATCAGCGGCACCTACCGCTACCCGCCCGGCGGGCCGACCGAGGAGGGCCTGCGCGCGTTCCTGGCCGACCGCAAGGAGTCGGAGGAGCTGCTGATGGTGGCGGACGAGGAGCTGAAGATCATGGCGCGGGCCTGTGCCGGGCCGCGGCTGACCGGACCGTACCTGCGCGCTATGTCCCGTCTGGCGCACACCGAGTACCTGGTGACCGGCGCGTCCCGGCTCGGCGCCCGGGACCTGCTGCGCGAGACGCTGCCCGCGCCGACCGTGACCGGCAGCCCGGTGCCGAGCGCGTGCCGGGTGATCGCGGCGCACGAGCGGGACGGGCGCGGCTACTACGCGGGCGCGATCGCGCTGGCCGGGCGCGCGGGCGGCCGCCGCACGCTCGACTCCGCGCTGCTGATCCGCACCGCGGACGTGGACGCGCGCGGCCGCGTCGAGATCTCCGCGGGCGCCACGCTGGTCCGGCACAGCGACCCGGAGGTGGAGGCGGCGGAGACGCGGGTGAAGGCGTCCGCGCTGCTGGCCGCGTTCGCCCCGGCCGGCGCCGCGCCGCGACCGGTGCCCCTCCCACGGGTCCCGGCCGGGCTGCTGAGCGGGCGGAACGCGGGACTGTCACGGTTCTGGCGCGGCGCACCGGTGCCGCCCGCGAGCGAGCTGTCCGGCCGGCGCGCCGTGATCGTCGACGCCGAGGACGGCTTCACCGCGATGCTCGCCGAACTGGCCCGGGCGCTCGGGCTCGCGGTCCGGGTGACGCCGCTGACCGCGTACCGGCCGGGCCCGGAGGACCTGGTGGTGCTCGGCCCCGGGCCCGGCGACCCGCGCGACCTGGCCGACCCGCGGATCGCCCGGCTCCGCGCGCTCGCCGGCGAACTGGTCGCGTCGCGCGCGCCCACGCTCGCGGTCTGCCTCGGCCACCAGGCGGTCGCGGCCACGCTCGGCCTGCCGATCCGCGCGCTGCCCCGGCCGGAGCAGGGCGTGCAGCGCGTCGTACGCCTCGCCGGCCGGCCGGAGCGGGTCGGCTTCTACAACACGTTCGCGGCGCTGTCCGGCGTGGACGCGTTCGACTGCCCGCTCACCGGCGACCGGGTCGGCGTGCTCCGCGACCCGGCCACCGGCGTGGTGCACGGGCTGGCCAAACCCGGGCTGCGCACGGTCCAGTTCCATGTGGAGTCGCTGCTGACCGAGAACGGCCCGGCCATCCTGCGCCGGCTGGTGACCGCATGCTTTTCACCGGCAATTGTGTAA
- a CDS encoding 2-amino-3,7-dideoxy-D-threo-hept-6-ulosonate synthase, protein MPVNETFARRMRRERLHRHGDRGLLLVALDHPIGAGPIVPDGRLDPLLHAAVHNGADAVVLHKGALRHIRTGWFRGLSLIVHLSASTGTAPDPDAKVLVTGVEEALRLGADGVSVHVNAGSLTEARQLADLASVADACDRWGLPLVAMIYPRGPGIRDGRDPELVAHAVTVAAEIGADLVKTALPADAAQIARITAACPIPVLAAGGTTDGGASAVLEHLGTALRSGAAGAAVGRLIFEAPDPGAMTRSVADLVHGRRVPALV, encoded by the coding sequence ATGCCGGTGAATGAGACGTTCGCCCGCCGGATGCGCCGGGAGCGGCTGCACCGGCACGGCGACCGGGGACTGCTGCTGGTGGCGCTGGACCACCCGATCGGCGCGGGCCCGATCGTCCCGGACGGCCGGCTGGACCCGCTGCTGCACGCGGCCGTGCACAACGGCGCGGACGCGGTGGTGCTGCACAAGGGCGCGCTGCGGCACATCCGTACCGGCTGGTTCCGGGGTCTGTCCCTGATCGTGCACCTGAGCGCCAGCACCGGCACCGCACCGGACCCGGACGCGAAGGTGCTGGTCACCGGCGTCGAGGAGGCGCTGCGCCTGGGCGCGGACGGCGTCAGCGTGCACGTCAACGCCGGATCGCTGACCGAGGCCCGGCAGCTCGCCGACCTGGCGTCGGTCGCGGACGCCTGCGACCGGTGGGGACTGCCGCTGGTGGCCATGATCTACCCGCGCGGGCCGGGCATCCGCGACGGGCGCGACCCGGAGCTGGTGGCGCACGCGGTCACGGTGGCGGCCGAGATCGGCGCGGACCTGGTCAAGACCGCACTGCCGGCCGACGCCGCGCAGATCGCCCGGATCACCGCGGCCTGCCCGATCCCGGTGCTGGCCGCGGGCGGCACGACCGACGGCGGCGCGTCCGCGGTCCTGGAGCACCTGGGCACCGCACTGCGGTCCGGTGCCGCGGGCGCCGCCGTCGGCCGGCTGATCTTCGAGGCGCCGGACCCGGGCGCGATGACCCGGTCCGTCGCCGACCTCGTCCACGGCCGGCGCGTCCCGGCGCTGGTCTGA
- a CDS encoding amidohydrolase family protein: MIIDFHARLTPGPGEPAALLAAMDRAGIGTAAVSAGGVVGIDRLARQLSQGGRSAARPDNEGVRRAAAASGGRLVPFYFADPRRGPDEYRRAAAGFRGLEISPAVHGFTLGEPGVAALARIAADVGHPVYVVCLGRPGARAEDLAALAATRPATTFVFGHCGGNGLDTDGLHRLAALPNVLAETSGAYTAVARLAVRRLGPSRVLFGTEYPLQDPRVEVTKLGALGLTAADRRAVAVDNATRLLKLPELSHV; the protein is encoded by the coding sequence ATGATCATCGACTTCCACGCGCGCCTGACGCCCGGCCCCGGCGAGCCGGCCGCGCTGCTCGCGGCCATGGACCGGGCCGGCATCGGGACCGCCGCCGTGAGCGCCGGCGGCGTGGTCGGCATCGACCGGCTCGCCCGCCAGCTCAGCCAGGGCGGCCGCTCCGCGGCGAGACCCGACAACGAGGGGGTACGCCGCGCGGCCGCCGCGTCCGGTGGCCGGCTCGTCCCGTTCTACTTCGCGGACCCGCGCCGCGGCCCGGACGAGTACCGCCGCGCCGCCGCCGGCTTCCGCGGCCTGGAGATCTCCCCGGCCGTGCACGGCTTCACGCTCGGCGAGCCGGGCGTGGCCGCGCTGGCCCGGATCGCGGCCGACGTCGGCCACCCGGTCTACGTGGTCTGCCTCGGCCGGCCCGGCGCCCGCGCCGAGGACCTGGCCGCGCTGGCCGCCACCCGGCCGGCCACCACGTTCGTCTTCGGTCACTGCGGCGGCAACGGGCTGGACACGGACGGCCTGCACCGGCTCGCCGCGCTGCCGAACGTGCTGGCCGAGACGTCCGGCGCGTACACCGCGGTGGCCCGGCTCGCGGTCCGCCGGCTCGGCCCGTCCCGGGTGCTGTTCGGCACCGAATATCCGCTGCAGGACCCGCGGGTCGAGGTGACCAAGCTCGGCGCGCTCGGCCTGACCGCGGCGGACCGGCGCGCGGTCGCCGTGGACAACGCGACCCGCCTGCTCAAACTCCCGGAGCTGAGCCATGTCTGA
- a CDS encoding ATP-binding protein has translation MTTDDSIGRGPELAALARAVTATADGAGGCVVLSGPPGIGKSHLARAAVRVAREAGLTVAYRAAMEVDRNAPLMTLATTLRESGEPALDWLRTESPAQSTPERLGRVLERLAADRPMLVIVDDAHWMDEFTVLAVRTLVPRLAFSPVRWLFVRRPGTGGAAGSALDDLVMLGATEIVVGPLPDADVELLCEQRVGFPVDATVLAQADRCGGNPLWITQLLAGMRAEGQLAIAGGRATLVGGDVPTSFIGAAEQRLGGMPPEARLLLRAGAVFARPFRLGEAAALLAQPEESLWAYADRDVTDGMLVPRGDGYAFEHDMLREVVYNTIPGPLRDGLHRKAAAVISAVGGPPAEVAEHLMKAGPAAAAEQSELLRSAAAGIAALAPGAAANLYLHAAAGFGAHDPRRAAFTAEAVPLLASAGRLDEARMQGEAAFRSGLDATTAARLCLGLAEACKHAGRNRESVEYTSRGLRRGGVAAEVRARLCAVRAHAQFYAGDLTDADLSGAEAHSIGADPGAAVFGLTARSLVAAAQGRFADALEHARTAAELAEDAGGEAVHRHPQIWLGSALTMVDRLDEAHRVLRAGRQESIELGTAWSGPLWHYYEAGLQAGRGDLREAADVAAAGVDLAEQQAVWQLTVPLLGTLIRLSLLRGDLSAARAHAEKMRERTRTGITAAPEDVLWPEALLAYAEDGAEPAVSHLRPLYETIAQRPVLIGQDPGAAATLVRIAAGAGRTDLAEAVVGAARALAAGNPGLHSLAGAAAHAEGLLRDDVSLLREAVRRFRQGPRRLALAAALDDLAALEKQRGAAAAARTAAAEASELRAACGAAKVPRPRRAGRRAGGGTLTETELRVAAQVAQGRGNREIADEMFLSPHTVDSHMRHIYAKLNINKRSALATWYTNQHSIT, from the coding sequence ATGACCACTGATGACTCGATCGGCCGCGGGCCGGAGCTGGCCGCACTGGCCCGCGCGGTCACGGCCACGGCCGACGGCGCGGGCGGCTGCGTGGTGCTGTCCGGCCCGCCCGGCATCGGCAAGTCGCACCTGGCACGGGCCGCCGTCCGGGTCGCGCGCGAGGCCGGGCTGACCGTGGCCTACCGGGCCGCGATGGAGGTGGACCGCAACGCGCCGCTGATGACGCTCGCGACCACGCTGCGGGAGAGCGGCGAGCCGGCGCTGGACTGGCTGCGCACGGAGTCGCCGGCGCAGTCGACGCCGGAGCGGCTCGGCCGGGTGCTCGAGCGGCTCGCCGCGGACCGGCCGATGCTGGTGATCGTCGACGACGCGCACTGGATGGACGAGTTCACCGTGCTGGCCGTGCGCACGCTCGTACCCCGGTTGGCGTTCTCCCCGGTCCGGTGGCTCTTCGTGCGCCGGCCGGGCACCGGTGGCGCGGCCGGGAGCGCGCTGGACGACCTGGTGATGCTGGGCGCCACGGAGATCGTGGTCGGCCCGCTGCCGGACGCGGACGTGGAGCTGCTCTGCGAGCAGCGGGTCGGCTTCCCGGTCGACGCGACCGTGCTGGCGCAGGCCGACCGATGCGGTGGCAACCCACTGTGGATCACCCAGCTGCTGGCCGGCATGCGGGCGGAGGGCCAGCTGGCGATCGCCGGTGGCCGGGCCACGCTGGTCGGCGGCGACGTGCCGACCAGCTTCATCGGCGCGGCCGAGCAGCGGCTCGGCGGCATGCCACCGGAGGCCCGGCTGCTGCTGCGGGCCGGCGCGGTGTTCGCCCGCCCGTTCCGGCTCGGCGAGGCCGCCGCGCTGCTGGCCCAGCCGGAGGAGTCGCTGTGGGCCTACGCGGACCGGGACGTCACGGACGGCATGCTGGTCCCGCGCGGCGACGGTTACGCGTTCGAGCACGACATGCTGCGCGAGGTCGTCTACAACACCATCCCCGGCCCGCTGCGGGACGGCCTGCACCGCAAGGCCGCGGCCGTGATCAGCGCGGTCGGCGGGCCGCCCGCCGAGGTCGCCGAGCACCTGATGAAGGCCGGCCCGGCCGCGGCCGCGGAGCAGTCCGAGCTGCTGCGCTCCGCGGCCGCCGGGATCGCCGCGCTGGCGCCGGGCGCGGCGGCGAACCTGTACCTGCACGCGGCCGCCGGGTTCGGCGCGCACGACCCGCGCCGCGCCGCGTTCACCGCGGAGGCCGTGCCGCTGCTCGCCTCCGCGGGCCGGCTCGACGAGGCGCGCATGCAGGGCGAGGCCGCGTTCCGCTCCGGGCTGGACGCCACCACGGCGGCCCGGCTCTGTCTCGGGCTGGCCGAGGCCTGCAAGCACGCGGGCCGCAACCGCGAGTCGGTGGAGTACACCAGCCGGGGACTGCGGCGCGGCGGCGTCGCCGCGGAGGTGCGCGCGAGGCTGTGCGCGGTGCGCGCGCACGCCCAGTTCTACGCGGGCGACCTGACGGACGCGGACCTGTCCGGCGCGGAGGCGCACTCCATCGGCGCGGACCCGGGCGCCGCCGTGTTCGGCCTGACCGCCCGGTCGCTGGTCGCGGCCGCGCAGGGCCGGTTCGCCGACGCGCTGGAGCACGCGCGCACCGCGGCGGAGCTGGCCGAGGACGCCGGCGGCGAGGCCGTGCACCGGCACCCGCAGATCTGGCTGGGCAGCGCGCTGACCATGGTGGACCGGCTGGACGAGGCGCACCGCGTGCTGCGGGCCGGCCGCCAGGAGTCGATCGAGCTCGGCACCGCCTGGTCCGGCCCGCTCTGGCACTACTACGAGGCGGGGCTCCAGGCCGGGCGCGGTGACCTGCGGGAGGCGGCCGACGTCGCGGCGGCCGGCGTGGACCTGGCCGAGCAGCAGGCCGTCTGGCAGCTGACCGTGCCGCTGCTCGGCACGCTGATCCGGCTCAGCCTGCTGCGCGGCGACCTGAGCGCGGCGCGGGCGCACGCGGAGAAGATGCGCGAGCGCACCCGCACCGGCATCACCGCGGCGCCGGAGGACGTGCTCTGGCCGGAGGCGCTGCTGGCGTACGCGGAGGACGGCGCCGAACCGGCCGTCTCCCACCTGCGGCCGCTCTACGAGACGATCGCGCAGCGCCCGGTGCTGATCGGCCAGGACCCGGGCGCGGCCGCCACGCTGGTCCGGATCGCCGCCGGCGCCGGCCGCACCGACCTGGCCGAGGCCGTGGTCGGCGCGGCCCGGGCGCTCGCGGCCGGCAACCCCGGGCTGCACTCGCTGGCCGGCGCGGCCGCGCACGCCGAGGGGCTGCTGCGCGACGACGTCAGCCTGCTGCGCGAGGCCGTCCGGCGGTTCCGGCAGGGGCCGCGGCGACTGGCGCTGGCGGCCGCGCTCGATGATCTCGCCGCGCTGGAGAAGCAGCGGGGCGCAGCGGCGGCGGCCCGCACCGCGGCGGCCGAGGCATCCGAGCTGCGGGCCGCGTGCGGCGCGGCGAAGGTGCCCCGGCCGCGGCGCGCCGGCCGGCGCGCGGGCGGCGGCACGCTCACCGAGACCGAGTTGCGGGTCGCGGCGCAGGTGGCACAGGGTCGCGGCAACCGGGAGATCGCGGACGAGATGTTCCTGTCCCCGCACACCGTCGACTCACACATGCGGCACATCTACGCGAAGCTGAACATCAACAAGCGGTCCGCGCTGGCCACCTGGTACACGAACCAGCACTCCATCACGTGA